The Anaerotignum propionicum DSM 1682 sequence TCAAAAGAAGATGAGGCCTACTATTTAAAACTTTATCAATCAGGAACCCAGGAAGAAAAAAAAGAAGCTAAAGATAAGTTGATTCTTCATAACCTTCGATTAGTGGCTCACATCGCAAAAAAATATTCCGGCAGTGCAAGAGAACCCGAAGAACTCATTTCAATAGGCATTATCGGTCTCATCAAAGCCGTAGATTCCTATAACGTAGAAAAAAATGTGCGGCTCGTGTCATACGCCGCAAAGTGTGTGCAAAACGAATTGCTCATGTGGCTAAGAAGTGGAAAAAAATATCAAAACGATATTTCTCTCCACGAACCTATCGGCACCGATCGAGACGGAAATGAAATTGTCATGCTGGATATCATCAATAGTGACAATCCGGATTTTGTGGAAGCCATCGATTTTTCCATTAAATCAGAAAAAATGTTAAACGCAATAAAAACAGTCCTCACCCCCAGGGAAAGGACAGTAATTATCCTACGATATGGTTTATCCAATCAAGACATTTTAACCCAACAAGAAATTGCTGAACGCTTAGGAATATCCCGATCATACTCTTCTGATATTATAGGGCTAAACATTTTGCATATCCTTATTGTGCATGCATGAATGACTGTACTTAATTTCATATTTCATCTTTTTCCTAAAAAACGTCTCTAAAACTCCAGACTATTCGAATAGAACCATTTTTCTCAATCATTACTTCATTAACAAAAGTCTCCACTGCTTCTCTGGTTAAGCTTGATAACAAATAAGGCCTTTTCTTATCTAATGCCTCTTCTAATTCTTGTTGCAATTCACCCAGCCTAATATTTTCACCTTGCAATGCTTTCTTTGTTTCCCCAAGTTCTCTTTGTATCTCAGCTTTTTTTTCTACAAATATCTGCTTATCTATATTACTGTCTCTATATGCTTCATATTGCTTTATCTGG is a genomic window containing:
- the sigK gene encoding RNA polymerase sporulation sigma factor SigK, producing the protein MFAFFAVLPFLFAFSSSGAFPKPLSKEDEAYYLKLYQSGTQEEKKEAKDKLILHNLRLVAHIAKKYSGSAREPEELISIGIIGLIKAVDSYNVEKNVRLVSYAAKCVQNELLMWLRSGKKYQNDISLHEPIGTDRDGNEIVMLDIINSDNPDFVEAIDFSIKSEKMLNAIKTVLTPRERTVIILRYGLSNQDILTQQEIAERLGISRSYSSDIIGLNILHILIVHA